Below is a window of Nocardioides sp. S-1144 DNA.
CCAGCGGGATCGGCGAGTCGCGGACCCGGCGCAGGATGATGCCGTCGTCGCCGCGGGTGCGGAAGGCGTTGGCGCGGAAGCGGCCGACGCCGTCGACCACGACGGCGAAGTCCGCCTCGTAGTCCTGCAGGAACTCCCGTCGGGTGGCGGCCGACATGGAGGCCGCCACCATCGCCGAGACGAGGCTCGCGTCGAGCGGCGCGGTGGTGGCGTCCTCGAGCGCCCCGTCGACCCGGATCTTGGCGACGGCGCCCGGACGCAGGTGCAGGTCGCTCGCCTCGCGGCTCACGACCAGCTCGAACAGGCTGTGCAGGAACTCGCGGGCACGCGGGTCGACGACGTGGTGGTCGGGCTCGTGGGGGACGGCGGCGATCGGTTCGGGCATGGGGGACTCCCTTCGTTCAGGTGTCTCATCGGCCCGCGAGCGGCCGGACTTGACCCCCCGCGCGCCCTCAAGTGGAGGAGGTCCGGGGCCGATGCACCAGGTGCTCGCCCCCATCCCTCCTCACCGCCCGGGAGAACCACCCATGGCATCCACCGTCGTCGGACTCGACATCGGCACGTCCGCGGTCCGCGCCGTCGAGATCTCCGGGCGCGGCCGGTCCGCCCGGGTGCGCCGGGCCGGCCGGGTCGACCTGCCGCCGGGTGCCGTCGAGGGCGGCCAGCTGCGCGACCACGTCGAGGTGGCCAGGGCCGTGCGACGGCTCTGGCACGAGCAGCGGTTCTCCTCCAAGCAGGTGCGGCTCGGCGTCGGGAGCGGCTCGGTGCTGGTGCGCCCCGTCGAGCTCGACTGGATGCCGGCCCAGGACCTGCGCAAGGCGATGCGCTACCTCGTGGCCGACCTGCTGCCGGTGCCGGTCGACGAGGCCAACATCGACCACGTCCTCCTCGGCGAGACCGAGCGCGACGGCAAGCGCCTCGTGCGGGTGCTGCTGGTGGCGACCGCCCGCGACGGGGTGGACGACGTCGTGCGCAGCGTCCAGGCCGCCGGGCTGCGCCCGGTCGCGGCCGACCTCGCCCCCCTCGCGCTGGTCCGGGCCGCGGCCCGCCACACCTCCCCCGACGCGGGCACCGAGGCGGTCGTCGACGTCGGCGCGGAGAAGATCTCGGTCGCCGTGCACACCCGCGGCCTGCCCCGGTTCGTGCGGGTGATCCCCGGCGTCGGGGGCGCCACCCTGACCCGCGCGCTGGTCGACGCCACCGGCGAGGACGCCTCGGTCGCCGAGCAGCGCAAGCGCGCGGCGAGCCTCGACGCGCCCGACCCGGTCTCCTCCGTGGTCCGCGCGGCCGCCGAGCGGCTCGCCCACGAGATCCGCGACACGCTGCGGTTCTACGCCGCGGCCGACGTGGAGCACCCGCCGGACCGCATCGTGCTCACCGGCCTCGGCGCCGCCAACCCCGGCTTCACCGAGCTCGTCGCGGCGACCACCGGGCTGCCCGCCCACGCGCTGCCGGCGCCGGCGACCGGCCGTGGCCGCAACGCCACCGGTCTCGACCACGACGCCGACCTGGCCGTCTCCTACGGTCTCTGCCTGGGGGTCCCGGCATGAGCGCGCCGACCCTGACCCGGAGCCCGGAGCCGACGCCGGAGAAGCGGCGCGGCCTCGGCCGCCGGACCACCGCCGGCAAGGCGGGCAAGGCCGGCAAGGCGGACAAGGCCGGCGGTCCCGTCGGGGCCGGGCGGGGCGAGAAGGGGACCTCGAAGCCCCTGCGCGGACGCCGTCGCGCCCAGTCGGTCTCGGCCTCGGTCAACCTGCTCTCACCCTGGGTCTTCGAGGAGATGAAGGTCCGCAGCCTGCGGCACCGGTTCCTCGCGGCCGCCGCGGTCGTGCTCGTCGTGATCGCCGCGACCTGGGGCCTGCTCCGCATGACGCTGGCCAACGCCGAGACCGACCTGCGCGCCGACGAGCAGGCCGCGTCCGGGCTGCAGCAGCAGATCACCGAGCTGGCCGACGTCCGCACCTACGTCGGCAACGTGGCCGTGCGCACCGGCGACGTCGAGGACACGATGGCCCACGAGATCGCGATCTCGAAGGTGGTGCGGGCCCTCGACGAGGCCCTGCCCGAGGGGGCCGCCTACACCTCGATCGTCGTCACGCTCCCGCCCGAGCCGCTGCTCGACGGCGCCCAGGCGCAGGGGCCGGCCGAGGGTGCGCTGTGTCCCGGGCCGGACCCGTTCGGCTCGCTGGTGGTCGTCGGGTGCGTCGAGCTCTCCGGGACCGCGGCCTCGCGGGCCGACGTCAGCGAGCTCGTGCAGGCCCTCGCCGCGCAGGACATCCTCGTCGAGCCGTTCATCACCACCACGACGAGCACCAACGACGAGTCCGGCGAGTCCGGGGCGGACGGCGTCGAGTTCGGCGGCTCGAGTGCCGCGTCGGAGGCGACCTACACGAACCGCTACGCCGACCTCGACGACTCCGAGGACGACACCGGCGACACCAGCGACACCGGGAACGACACCACCACCACCGACACCGAGGACCAGGGCCGATGAACGTCACGACCGTGCCGGCCACCCGACTGCTGGGGGTCGTCGGCATCGCGCTGCTCGTCGGCCTCGGCTGGCTCGCCCTGATCGGTCCCGCCACCGGCGCGATCACCGAGACCGGCGACGCCCGGCTCGAGGCGCAGGACCGGGCCCACGGGATGGGGGTCCAGCTCGCGCAGCTGCGCCGCCAGGCCGCGGAGCTGCCCGAGACCGACGCCCAGGCCCGGCTGCTCGACGAGATGTGGCCGGCCACCGCCGACCAGCCGGGCTTCTTCGCCCAGGTGGCCGGTGCTGCGACCGACGCCGGGATCGACCTCGACGACATCACGGTGCTGAGCCCGTCGGTCCCACAGCGGCTCGACGTCGACCCGAACGCCGCCGCGGGCGCCACCGCGGGCGCCACCGGGGGCACGGAGGGCGCCGGCGACGACGTCGGGATCAGCGACATCGCGGTCCAGGCCGTGACCATCGGCGCCGAGGGCACCTACACCGAGCTCACCACCCTGCTCGCCAAGCTCGAGAAGATGCCGCGGGCCTTCCTCGTCGGCTCGGTGACCCTCGACGCCGAGACCGACGACGCCGGGACCGGCGGCACCGGGGCGGACACCCTGAGCCTCACCGTGGTGGGCCGGACGTTCGTGGCCCCGCCCCTCGACCCGCCACCGGCGTCGTGAGCGCGGGCGTCCACGGGGGATTCGCACGCACCACGACCGACGACGACCGGCTCGACCGGTCCGTCGACCGGCTCACCGGCCTGGCCGTGCGCGAGGAGCTGCTCCGGCGCGGTCCGCAGCTGCTCGGGCAGGCCGGCGGTCACGGGCCGGCCGCGGTGCTGGTGCTGGACCTGGACGACTTCAAGGTCCTCAACGACTCCGCCGGGCACCACGTCGGCGACGCCGTCCTTGCCGCCGTCGGCGCGCGGCTGCGTCGCACCGTCGGCCCGGAGGACCTCGTGGTCCGGCTCGGTGGCGACGAGTTCGCCGTCGTCACCGCGCCGCTGCGGCACCGCGACGACGCCGCCGGGCTCGCGGCGGCGCTGATCGCGGCGGTCGGCCAGCCGCTGGAGGTCGACGAGCTGCGGCTGGGTGTCGGCGTCTCGGTGGGCATCGCCGTCCACGACGAGGACGGCGGCACCGTCGAGGAGCTGCTGCGCGCCGCTGACCAGGCCATGTACGCCGCGAAGGCCGCCGGCACCGGCCAGTGGCGCGCGAGCACCCCCGAGGCGCTGCGCTCGACCGGCGTGACCCGGCGGCTGCTCGACGACCTCCGCGCCGGCCGCGCCGCCGCGCAGCTCGTGCTGCACTACCAGCCGCAGGTCGACCTCGAGACCGGTGACGTCGTCGGGTTCGAGGCACTGGCCCGCTGGGACCACCCGGAGCTCGGGCTGCTGCCGCCGCGGCACTTCATCCCGCTCGCGGAGCGCTCCGGGCTGATGGCCCCGCTGGGCGCCGCCGTGCTCGACCGGGCCCTGGGCGACCTGCCGCGGCTGCAGGAGCACGCCCCCGGCGCCCGGCTGTCGATCAACGTCACCCCGCGCCACATCCTCGGCACCGGGCTGGTCGACGACCTGACCTCCCGCGTCCACGCGCACGGGGCCTCGCCCGAGGACGTCGTCCTGGAGATCACCGAGCCGCTCACCCGGACGTCCCCCGAGACGACCGCGACCTTCGAGGAGCTGAGCCGCCGCGGCTTCGGCATCAGCATCCGCGGCTTCGGGACCGCGCGCTCCTCGCTGACCGTGCTGTGGAGCAACCCCGCCGTCCGCGAGGTCAAGGTCGACCCCTCGATCGTGGCCGCGATCGCCGAGGACGGCGGCGCGGAGGCGACGGCCGGACGCCGGCGCACCGCCCGCCTGGTGCGGGCCCTCGCGAGCGCGGCCCGCGGGCTGGGCATCCGGGTCGTCGCCGAGGGCGCGGAGGACCCGTCGTCGTTCGCGCTGCTGCACGAGCTCGGCTGCGAGGTCGTCCAGGGCTTCGCGGTCAGCCAGCCGGTCGCGGTCGACGAGGTGGTGCGGTGGTGCCGCGCCCGGCAGGCCGAACCGGTGCCCGGCTGACCTCAAGTCGGCGGGCGGGGCGGCCGATGAGACGGGTGACCCCACCTGTTCCGCCCGACCCCACCCGAAACCGGAGGGCGCCATGCCTCCCCTGCTCCTCCTCCTCCCGCTCCTGCTCGTCGCGCTCCTCGCGCTGCTCGTGCTCCGGCGCCGCCGGTCGGACGACGCGACGGGGACCCCGGGCAGCGCGCGCGACACCGAGGAGGTGCGGTTGCTGCGGCTCCAGGTGGAGACGCTGACCGCCGCCCTGCACGAGGTCAACACCCGCAGCGCCGCGGGGCAGGCGGCCACGACGCCGACCGCTGAGCCGGTTGCACCGGCCGAGCCGGAGAAGTCGGCGGAGTCGTCGGAGTCGTCGGAGTCGTCCGAGTCGGCCGCACCCGAGCCCGCCCTCGCGGACGCGACACCGGACGTGACCGCGGACCAGACGGTGGACGTGGCGCCGGACGCGCTGTCCGGGCCGCTGCTCGGGCCGCTCCCCGACCTGCCGACCCCGCCGCCGGCCGACCGCACCGCCCGGGCCTACGCCGAGCTGTCGCGCTCGCTGGCGCGCACCGGCCGGCTCCGCGAGGCGGTGCTGGCCCAGTGGGCCGCCGACGTCCGGGTGCTGGCCCCCCTGCTCGCCGGCCGCGGCGACGAGCTGTGTGCCGCCCTCGGCCGGATCGACCCCGACGACCCGGCCTCCACCCTCGTGCGGGCCCGGGCCGCGGCCTCCGCGCTGGTGGGGCCGTCGTTCGCGCTGTCGGCGCTGCTCGCCGACGTCGCGCACCTCTCCGGACCCGTCGCGGCCGGCCAGCCCGCCGAGCCGCGCGGCGACGTGTCGGCCGATGTCCTGCCCGACCACGTCGTGCGCGCGCTCGAGAGCGTGCTGGTCGGGTCCGCGGCGCTGGCCGGGGACCACCGTGGCGTCTCCGTGGGCCTGCGCTGCGACCTGCTGGCCCACACCGTGACGGTCGAGCCGCCCACCGACGTCGAGGTGCGGGTGCGCGACATCCTCGAGACGCACGAGCGGGACCGGTTCGACACCGCGCTCGCCGGGCGGGCGTCGTGACCGACGCCGCCCTCGTGCCGCCGGGCCTGGTGATCGCCCTGGCCGGCGTGCTCGGGCTCCTGGTCGGCTCGTTCCTCAACGTCGTCGTGCACCGCGTCCCGGCCGGCCTCTCGGTGGTGAGCCCGCCGTCGGCGTGCCCCGGCTGCTCCCACGAGGTGCGTCACCGCGACAACGTGCCGGTGGTCTCCTGGCTGCTGCTGCGCGGGCGCTGCCGCGACTGCTCCGTGCGCATCCCGGCGCGCTACCCCCTGGTCGAGGCCGGCACGGGCGCCGCCTTCGCCGTCACGGCCTGGCGCTTCGACGACCCGGTCGTCCTGGTCGCCGCGCTCGTCGTCGTCGGCGCCGGCATCGGGCTGGCCCTCATCGACCTGGAGCACCAGCGGCTGCCGTTCGCGATCACCCGCGTCGCGACGATCCTGGTCGTGCTGGTGGTGGTCGCCGGTGCGGCGACCGGCAGCGCGATCGACTGGACCGCCGTCGCCGTCTCGGTCGCGTGCTGGACCGGCCTGTACGCGCTGCTGCACTACGGGTCGGGCGGCCGGGCGATGGGCCTCGGCGACGTCGCCCTCGCGCCCGTCCTCGGCCTGGTCCTCGGCCTCGTCGGCTGGCCGGCCGCCGTCGTCGGGCTCTTCGCGGGCTTCGTGCTCGGTGCCGTGGTGCTGGTGCCGCTGCGCGCGACCGGCCGGATCGGACGCCGCGCCGCCGTCCCGCACGGTCCGTTCATGCTCGCCGGGGCCGCCCTGGGCCTCTTCGTTGGCGTGCCCCTGAGCCAGGCCTACCTGACGACGATCGGCCTCAGCTGAGCCGGGCGGCGCCTGGTGCGCGTCCCACCGACACCTCCCGCCCCAGGCGTCGCGCGTCGTCGTGCGGTCCAGACCTGTGCCACAAGTTGTTGGAAAAACTGGGCAAGGACGCGTGCGGTCCGCCAGACTCACCCTGGCCGCACTCCCCCTGCTCCCCGCACTCCCCCCGTGCGATCGGTGCGCGCCCCCCACAGGAGGTTCGATGCACCCCCCGGTCCTCGTCGTCGGTCATGACGACGTCCGACTGCGTGCGACGCGCGACGCGTTCGCCCGTGGGCGGCTCACCAACCCCGTGGTCGCCCTGGCCGACGCCGTCGAGGCGCGCGCCTACGTCCTGGGTCACGCGCCCTACGAGGACCGCGACCGGCACCTGATGCCGGCCGTGGTGGTCAGCGACCTCCACCTCGCCGGGGGCAGCGGGCTCGACGTCCTGCGCACCGTGCGCAGCCACCTGAGCCTGCGCCGCACGCCGGTGATCCTGGTCGGCGACGAGGGTGGCGACATCGACGAGGACGAGGTCACCGAGGCCCGGCAGCTCGGCGCCGCCGCCGTGCTCGGCCGCCGGGTGGCGGTCGACGCGCTCGTCGGGGTCATCCGCGACACCGGCGCGTCCTGGTCCGTCGGCCACGCCGAGATCGGGGCCTGAGATGCCGCCTCCCGCGACCGCCCTCGGGCTCGACCAGCACGGAGCCACCCTCCCGACGACGACCTCGCTGGTCACCGCGATCGCCGAGCTCCGCGCCGGTCACAGCGACCACCGCCACACCCTCGTCCTGCTCGCCGCCTCGGTGACCAACGCCGCCGAGATCGCCGACGTGCACGGCGCCCAGGCCCTCGAGGTGGTGACCTCGGAGGTCACCCGTCGGGCGATGCAGCACGCCGAGGTCCGGGTCCGGCTCCTGCGCTCCTCACCGCTGGGCGGGTTCCTCGCCGCCGCGGTGGTCCGCCGCGGGACGGGGCGGGCCGAGGTCGAGAACCTCCTCGCCGAGGTCCGCGGCCTCGTCGACCTCGGCGGCGACCAGGTCTGGCCGGTGCTGACCGTGGGCGCGGCCGAGTGCGACGTCGACGACCGGATCTGGTCGGTCATCCGCGACGTGCGCTCCGCCGTCGTCGCCGCCGGCCGCGAGGCGCCCGGCGCGACCCGCTGGCACGGGGGCGTCTCGACCTACAACGTCGCCGACGAGCTGAGCCGGGTCCGCGACCTCGCGGTCGCCCTCACCCAGGACCCCGACCAGCTGCAGCTGCACTACCAGCCCGTCCAGGACCTCCGTGACGGCAGCCTGGTCGGCGCCGAGGCGCTCCTGCGGTGGACCCACCCCCTGCGAGGGGCGATCTCACCGATGCTCGCCGTGGAGGCCGCCGAGCGCACCGGGCTGATCGTCCCGCTCGGTGGATTCGTGCTGGAGCGCGCCCTCGCGCAGACGGCCGTCTGGCTGGACCGGCTGGACCCCGGCTTCCGGATGCACGTCAACGTCTCCCCGATCGAGCTGGGCGAGCCGTCCTACGTCGACCGCGTCGAGGCCGCGCTGGCCCGTGCCGGCGTCCCCGCCGCCAACCTGCTCCTCGAGATCACCGAGACCGCGATGCTCAACGACGAGCCGGCGGTCCACGCCACGCTGCTCGGCCTGCGCGAGCTCGGCGTCGGCCTCGGCGTCGACGACTTCGGCACCGGGTACTCCTCGATCGCCCACCTGCACCGCCTCCCGATCGACACCGTCAAGGTCGACCGGTCGCTGATCTCCGGCACCGGCGACGACGTCCTTGCCTTCCAGCGCACCCGCGCGGTGATCGGGCTGGTCACGACGCTCGGGGTCACGGTCGTGGCGGAGGGCATCGAGTCCGCCCTCGAGTGCGCGCACCTGCAGGCGATGGGCTGCACCGTCGGGCAGGGCTACCACCTGGGACGCCCGGTGCCCGCGGCGGAGTTCCTGCCGGCGACCCACGCCCCGGGCCGCACCGCCTGACGCCTCCGGAGCGCCCGGACGGGCCTCAGGCCTCGTCGTTCTCCTCGTCCTCCAGCCAGCCGCGGAAGGCCTCGAGGTTCCTCGTCGACTCCCCGCGCAGCCGGCGCCACGCCCACTCCTTGCGGATCGACGTCGCGAAGCCGAGCTCGAGCAGGGTGTTGAACGACTCGTCGGCGGTGGCGAGCACCGACCCCAGCAGCCGGTCGAGCCCGTCGGCGGTGACGGTGGCGAGCGGCAGGCGCGCGTCGAGGTAGATGTCGCCGAGCCGGTCGACGGCGAAGGCGACGCCGTAGGTGCGCAGGTTCTTCTGCAGCAGCCACCGGTAGACGTTCTCGTGGTTCTCGTCGGGGGCCCGGCACACGAAGGCGTGCACCCCGAGGGCGTGCGGCCCGAGGTCGAGCCGCACGGGCGTCTGCAGCTTCTTCTCGCCCGGCAGCGCGAACGAGAACACGCCGGCGCCCCGGCCGCCCGGCTCCTCGTGGTCGAGGTCGTTCTCGGCCAGGTAGGCACGCACGACGGCGACCAGCTCCGGGTCGGCGGCCTCCGCGTCCAGCTCGGCGGGGTCGACGTCGGTGCCGGTGGTGGGGTCGCTCACCCCACCGACTCTCGCATGAGGGTGCGGGCCCTGCGGTACACCCCGAGCGTCTGGTCGGCGGTCGCCTCCCACGAGAACTCCTGCGCCTGGGCGAGGGCCCCGACCGCGAGCCGGTCGCGCAGCGCGGGGTCGTCGACGACCCGGCCGAGCGCGGTCGCCCACGCGTCGGCGTCGTGGGAGGGGACGAGCAGCCCGCTGCCGCCGTCGCGGACGACGGTGGTCAGGCCGCCGACGGCCGCGGCCACCACCGGGGTGCCGCAGGCCTGTGCCTCGACGGCCACCAGGCCGAAGGACTCGTTGTGCGAGGGCACCGCGACGAGCGTCGCGGCGGCGTACCACCGGGCGAGCTCGCGCTGGGTCACCGGCGGGACGAACCGGACGACGTCCTCGACGCCCAGCTCGACGGCGAGCGCGGCCAGCGCGGAGGGCCGGTCGAGCCCGCTGCCGGACGGGCCGCCGACGATCGGCACCACCAGGCGCGAGCGGAGACCCGGGTCGCGGGCGAGCAGCACCGCGACGGCGCGCAGCAGGACGTCGGGTGCCTTGAGGGGCTGGATGCGCCCGGCGAACAGCAGGACGACGGCGTCGGCGGCCAGGCCGAGCGCGGCCCGCGCCGGGGCGAGCGGCTCCGGACGGAACAGGTCGAGGTCGACGCCGGGGTGGACGACGTCGACCCGCGACGGGTCGGCGTCGTAGAGGTTGACCAGCTGCTGGGCCTCGAGGGCGGTGTTGGCCACCAGCACGTCGGCGGCCTCGACGACCTGCTCCTCCCCGATGAGCCGGGCGGCGGGCTCGGGGGTGTCACCGGCGGCGAGCGCACCGTTCTTGACCTTCGCCATCGTGTGCATGCTGTGCACCAGCGGCACGCCCCAGCGGTCGCGCGCGAGCGCCCCCACCTGGCCGGAGAGCCAGTAGTGCGAGTGGACGGCGTCGTAGTGGCCGACCGGGTGCGCGGCCTCGGTGCGCAGCACCTCGCGGGCGAAGACGCAGAGCTGCCCGGGCAGCTCGTGCTTGGTGAGGCCCTCGAAGGGGCCGGCGGCGATGTGGCGCACCAGGACGCCGTCCGCGAGCGGGACGACGGGCTCGAGCGTCGAGCTGGTGGCGCGGGTGAAGACGTCGACCTCGACGCCGCGGCGGGCCAGGCGGCGGGCCAGCTCGACGACGTAGACGTTCATGCCGCCGGCGTCGCCGGTGCCGGGCTGGTCGAGCGGGGAGGTGTGCAGGCTGATCATCGCCAGTCGCCTCACGTCCGCCACGAGGGGGTCAACACCCGGGTACGGCCCGGCATTCCCGCGACCGTCGGCCCGGCTCGCCTCCTCGACCACCTAGGCCCCGTCCGGCCCGGACGAGCGGAGCACGGCGATGGCGACCGAGGCGGTGGCCAGTCCGCCGACGACCGCGCCCAGCTGCCGCTCGGAGGCCAGCTCCTGGCCGACCTCGAGCACCGCCCAGCCGAGCGCGACGGCGCCCACGGCGCCCACCAGGGCCAGCAGCGGAGGGCGCGCGACGGCCGCACCGGCGAGGGCGACGGCGACGGCGACCAGGCCCCACCCGACCCAGCCGAAGCGCTGGTCGGCGACGAACAGGTGCGCGACCAGCACGATCCCGCCCAGC
It encodes the following:
- the pilM gene encoding type IV pilus assembly protein PilM, producing the protein MASTVVGLDIGTSAVRAVEISGRGRSARVRRAGRVDLPPGAVEGGQLRDHVEVARAVRRLWHEQRFSSKQVRLGVGSGSVLVRPVELDWMPAQDLRKAMRYLVADLLPVPVDEANIDHVLLGETERDGKRLVRVLLVATARDGVDDVVRSVQAAGLRPVAADLAPLALVRAAARHTSPDAGTEAVVDVGAEKISVAVHTRGLPRFVRVIPGVGGATLTRALVDATGEDASVAEQRKRAASLDAPDPVSSVVRAAAERLAHEIRDTLRFYAAADVEHPPDRIVLTGLGAANPGFTELVAATTGLPAHALPAPATGRGRNATGLDHDADLAVSYGLCLGVPA
- a CDS encoding PilN domain-containing protein produces the protein MSAPTLTRSPEPTPEKRRGLGRRTTAGKAGKAGKADKAGGPVGAGRGEKGTSKPLRGRRRAQSVSASVNLLSPWVFEEMKVRSLRHRFLAAAAVVLVVIAATWGLLRMTLANAETDLRADEQAASGLQQQITELADVRTYVGNVAVRTGDVEDTMAHEIAISKVVRALDEALPEGAAYTSIVVTLPPEPLLDGAQAQGPAEGALCPGPDPFGSLVVVGCVELSGTAASRADVSELVQALAAQDILVEPFITTTTSTNDESGESGADGVEFGGSSAASEATYTNRYADLDDSEDDTGDTSDTGNDTTTTDTEDQGR
- a CDS encoding putative bifunctional diguanylate cyclase/phosphodiesterase, producing the protein MSAGVHGGFARTTTDDDRLDRSVDRLTGLAVREELLRRGPQLLGQAGGHGPAAVLVLDLDDFKVLNDSAGHHVGDAVLAAVGARLRRTVGPEDLVVRLGGDEFAVVTAPLRHRDDAAGLAAALIAAVGQPLEVDELRLGVGVSVGIAVHDEDGGTVEELLRAADQAMYAAKAAGTGQWRASTPEALRSTGVTRRLLDDLRAGRAAAQLVLHYQPQVDLETGDVVGFEALARWDHPELGLLPPRHFIPLAERSGLMAPLGAAVLDRALGDLPRLQEHAPGARLSINVTPRHILGTGLVDDLTSRVHAHGASPEDVVLEITEPLTRTSPETTATFEELSRRGFGISIRGFGTARSSLTVLWSNPAVREVKVDPSIVAAIAEDGGAEATAGRRRTARLVRALASAARGLGIRVVAEGAEDPSSFALLHELGCEVVQGFAVSQPVAVDEVVRWCRARQAEPVPG
- a CDS encoding prepilin peptidase — its product is MTDAALVPPGLVIALAGVLGLLVGSFLNVVVHRVPAGLSVVSPPSACPGCSHEVRHRDNVPVVSWLLLRGRCRDCSVRIPARYPLVEAGTGAAFAVTAWRFDDPVVLVAALVVVGAGIGLALIDLEHQRLPFAITRVATILVVLVVVAGAATGSAIDWTAVAVSVACWTGLYALLHYGSGGRAMGLGDVALAPVLGLVLGLVGWPAAVVGLFAGFVLGAVVLVPLRATGRIGRRAAVPHGPFMLAGAALGLFVGVPLSQAYLTTIGLS
- a CDS encoding response regulator, which translates into the protein MHPPVLVVGHDDVRLRATRDAFARGRLTNPVVALADAVEARAYVLGHAPYEDRDRHLMPAVVVSDLHLAGGSGLDVLRTVRSHLSLRRTPVILVGDEGGDIDEDEVTEARQLGAAAVLGRRVAVDALVGVIRDTGASWSVGHAEIGA
- a CDS encoding EAL domain-containing protein, with amino-acid sequence MPPPATALGLDQHGATLPTTTSLVTAIAELRAGHSDHRHTLVLLAASVTNAAEIADVHGAQALEVVTSEVTRRAMQHAEVRVRLLRSSPLGGFLAAAVVRRGTGRAEVENLLAEVRGLVDLGGDQVWPVLTVGAAECDVDDRIWSVIRDVRSAVVAAGREAPGATRWHGGVSTYNVADELSRVRDLAVALTQDPDQLQLHYQPVQDLRDGSLVGAEALLRWTHPLRGAISPMLAVEAAERTGLIVPLGGFVLERALAQTAVWLDRLDPGFRMHVNVSPIELGEPSYVDRVEAALARAGVPAANLLLEITETAMLNDEPAVHATLLGLRELGVGLGVDDFGTGYSSIAHLHRLPIDTVKVDRSLISGTGDDVLAFQRTRAVIGLVTTLGVTVVAEGIESALECAHLQAMGCTVGQGYHLGRPVPAAEFLPATHAPGRTA
- a CDS encoding YbjN domain-containing protein, encoding MSDPTTGTDVDPAELDAEAADPELVAVVRAYLAENDLDHEEPGGRGAGVFSFALPGEKKLQTPVRLDLGPHALGVHAFVCRAPDENHENVYRWLLQKNLRTYGVAFAVDRLGDIYLDARLPLATVTADGLDRLLGSVLATADESFNTLLELGFATSIRKEWAWRRLRGESTRNLEAFRGWLEDEENDEA
- the mshA gene encoding D-inositol-3-phosphate glycosyltransferase, with the protein product MISLHTSPLDQPGTGDAGGMNVYVVELARRLARRGVEVDVFTRATSSTLEPVVPLADGVLVRHIAAGPFEGLTKHELPGQLCVFAREVLRTEAAHPVGHYDAVHSHYWLSGQVGALARDRWGVPLVHSMHTMAKVKNGALAAGDTPEPAARLIGEEQVVEAADVLVANTALEAQQLVNLYDADPSRVDVVHPGVDLDLFRPEPLAPARAALGLAADAVVLLFAGRIQPLKAPDVLLRAVAVLLARDPGLRSRLVVPIVGGPSGSGLDRPSALAALAVELGVEDVVRFVPPVTQRELARWYAAATLVAVPSHNESFGLVAVEAQACGTPVVAAAVGGLTTVVRDGGSGLLVPSHDADAWATALGRVVDDPALRDRLAVGALAQAQEFSWEATADQTLGVYRRARTLMRESVG